The region ATTGGAAGAATATACCAATACGATACAGCGTATGCGTACCCTAGCTGTGCAAGCTTCTAATGGTTCTAACTCAAGTGCCGACCGAATTGCATTAGATACTGAATATACGGCACTAGAGGCAGAGCTAACGCGAATTTCAGAAGATGCAGAGTTTGGTGGCGTTAAGCTGTTAGACGCAAGTTATGCAGAAACGTTCCAAGTCGGCGCGAATGCTGGTCAAGTTATCTCAGTAAGTATTACTGTCGACTTTGATAGCGCCCAGATTGGTGCAGCAGGAAGCTTGTTAACTTTTGATGGCGCACAAACTGCAATTGATAATTTAGACAGTGTTTTGGCGACTGTAAACTCTACGCGAGCTGATTTAGGTGCTGCGCAAAATCGTTTTAGCTCTGTTATTCGAAGTAATGACAACACTGCACAAAATGTTTCTGCATCTCGTTCACGGATTGAAGATACCGACTATGCGGCTGAATCAGCTGCACTAGCGCGCAGTAATGTGTTGCAGCAAGCGTCAAGTACAATTCTCTCGCAAGCAAACCAGCAACCACAAATTGCGTTAAGTTTACTTCAGTAGTCATGATGTTTTACGTTACCAAAGGCCTCTTTATGAGGCCTTTCTTTTTGTTTAAAAAGAAAGTTTTGGCTTTTTCAATATTATTTCTAGTTTTTTAAAAAAAACACTAAAGCTTTTTTTAGGGTAACCGATAAAGATTCCAAGAGGGGATCATGCTTAATG is a window of Thalassotalea euphylliae DNA encoding:
- a CDS encoding flagellin N-terminal helical domain-containing protein produces the protein MALVVNSNVSSLNAQRQLQRSTNDLGTSYERLSSGKRINSAKDDAAGLQISSRLTSQINGLNQASRNANDAISLAQTAEGALEEYTNTIQRMRTLAVQASNGSNSSADRIALDTEYTALEAELTRISEDAEFGGVKLLDASYAETFQVGANAGQVISVSITVDFDSAQIGAAGSLLTFDGAQTAIDNLDSVLATVNSTRADLGAAQNRFSSVIRSNDNTAQNVSASRSRIEDTDYAAESAALARSNVLQQASSTILSQANQQPQIALSLLQ